From a single Lolium rigidum isolate FL_2022 chromosome 7, APGP_CSIRO_Lrig_0.1, whole genome shotgun sequence genomic region:
- the LOC124675610 gene encoding uncharacterized protein LOC124675610 encodes MLAATTASLPAPLRRSPRPTSSGASHGCASGTHSLHARPRRRTLACRAELQQDAPFVAAIGACVLASLALPPPRVRGEAAEEEDDGEFGATDTRMGVMGIISFLPYFNWLSWVFAYLDGGSKLYLVYAAVYLAPYLRTNLSLSPDESWLPIASIFICILHVQLEAAIRSGDIEGFKFVEKAQKLFFPTTIKEKDAHRGKKRESLGTSQRNTRIPSAHESREKLRNSDIFKRRLDDPNDEKPKKSDWH; translated from the exons ATgctcgccgccaccaccgcctcccTCCCCGCGCCCCTCCGCCGCTCCCCGCgcccgacctcctccggcgcttCCCATGGATGCGCGAGCGGGACCCACTCTCTCCACGCGCGTCCCCGCCGGCGGACTTTAGCCTGCCGCGCGGAGCTGCAGCAGGACGCGCCGTTCGTCGCCGCGATTGGCGCCTGCGTGCTCGCCTCCCTCGCGCTCCCGCCGCCCAGAGTCCGcggagaggcggcggaggaggaggacgacggggagtTCGGCGCGACGGACACGAGGATGGGCGTGATGGGCATCATCTCCTTCCTGCCTTACTTCAACTGGCTG AGCTGGGTCTTCGCGTATCTGGACGGCGGGAGCAAGCTGTACCTGGTCTACGCGGCCGTCTACTTGGCTCCTTACCTCAG AACGAACTTGTCGCTGTCCCCTGACGAGAGCTGGTTACCAATTGCTAGCATCTTCATCTGTATTTTACATGTTCAG CTAGAGGCAGCCATCAGGAGTGGTGATATTGAGGGATTCAAGTTCGTTGAAAAAGCGCAGAAGCTTTTCTTTCCCACTACTATAAAAGAAAAGGATGCTCACCGTGGAAAGAAGAGAGAATCTCTTGGAACG AGCCAGCGGAACACAAGAATACCGTCAGCACATGAATCCAGAGAAAAGCTTCGCAATTCAGATATCTTCAAGAGAAGACTTGATGATCCCAACGATGAGAAACCTAAGAAATCAGACTGGCATTGA